The DNA window GAAGTCTCCATGCCCCATGCCTGCCTTGCCAGTGAGACGCAAAAAAATGTGATAGACCGCCCAGAGGCTGAGATATCCGGCGACCGTTCCTACGACCGCGCTGGCAAGATCGGTGAATACTCCGAAGAGATTCACAACCAAACCCAACCAAAGCAGCGGCAAGGTGATCAGGTCAGGCAGCAAATAATAGCGGTAATCGATCAGCGCCAGCGTGACCAGCGTGGTCAACAAAATAACCGCAGCAAAAAAAGTAGGCGTAGCGCCCCACCAAGACAATAGAGCTAGGGTTAGTGCGATCGCCAAGCCTTCGGGCCATAGCTTGGGTAGGCGAATGGATTCCACCGCCTGCTCAGAACCGACCGCCTCAGGCTCGCCCATCAACGTTGTTAGACGAATCAGCGCCAAACGCAAACCCACACCGCTGAGCAAGCCCATCGATAAGCCAATCACCCAGAACTGCCATGAGGTCGGGCTCACGAACGCAGTCCTTTCTTCAAGCAAAGGGACTCAACGAATGGGCGTGATGGTCCGAGCATCAAACAGGAAACGTTCCTGACCTTCATCGACATAAATG is part of the Ectothiorhodosinus mongolicus genome and encodes:
- a CDS encoding prepilin peptidase is translated as MSPTSWQFWVIGLSMGLLSGVGLRLALIRLTTLMGEPEAVGSEQAVESIRLPKLWPEGLAIALTLALLSWWGATPTFFAAVILLTTLVTLALIDYRYYLLPDLITLPLLWLGLVVNLFGVFTDLASAVVGTVAGYLSLWAVYHIFLRLTGKAGMGHGDFKMLAMLGAWLGWQVLPQLLLIAALSGVVVGLALRWVGRMGQEQPLPFGVFLALAGVIQLLLTA